The region GGATCGGGGACCGGCGCGAGTTCCCCTCCCACCACACCGCCCCGCGCAGGGACCGCCGGGAAGACCTGCGCTGGTGGGCGGAGCGGGTGCGGGGGTTCCTGGAGGAGGGGCGGGAGGTCTTCGCCTACGCCAACAACCACTACCAGAACCACAGCCCCACCACCCTCCGGCAGTTCCTGGAGGTCTACCGGGAGGGGCGGGGAGGGTAGCCTTCGGGTGGGGGTTGCGCTGGTCGTCTTCGCGGCGGCGCTCGGGCTCGCGGTGGGCAGCTTCCTCAACGTCGTCATCCACCGGGTGCCCCGGCGCGAGTCGGTGGTGTGGCCTGGCTCGCGCTGCCCGCGGTGCGGGGCCCCCATCCGGGCCCGGGACAACGTGCCGCTCCTCTCCTACCTCTTGCTCCGGGGCCGGTGCCGCCGCTGCCGAAGCCCCATCCCGGCCCGCTACCCGCTGGTCGAGGGGCTCACCGGGGCGCTCTTCGCGGCGGCGGCCTGGGAGTTCGGGCCGGGGCTGCGCCTGCTCTGGGCGCTCGCGCTGCTCGCGGCGCTCGTGGCGCTCGCCGCCACCGACCTCGAGCACCGGCTGCTGCCGAACGCGGTGGTGCTGCCGGCGGCCGCTGCGGGGCTGATCCTCTCCGCCGCCGCCGACCCCGCCCGGTGGTGGGCCTACCCGCTCTCGGCGCTCGGGGTGGCGGGGGGGCTGCTCGCGCTGGCCCTCGCCCGTCCCGGCGGGATGGGGATGGGGGACGTCAAGATGGGGGGGATGCTCGGGGCCTTTCTCGGGCCCTACGCCTTTCTCGCGGTCTTCCTCGGGGCGCTCGGGGGGGCGCTCGTGGGCGGTGGGCTCATGGCTCTCGGGAGGGCCGGGCGCGAGAGCCGGCTGCCCTTCGGCACCTTCATGGCCCTCGGGGGGGCTGCGGCGCTCTTCTTCGGCCCCGAGCTGTGGGGGCTCTACCTCGGGCTGCTCGGGTGAGCGGCGGCCTAGAAGACCAGCCGCCCGGCCACGCCCCTGCGGGCCGAGCGCGAGCGGCGCAGGTCCCTGGTGATGTTGACCCGCTTCAGCCAGCGGTCGGTGCCGTCGAAGCGGGCCTTGAAGGCGCTCCTGCCGTGGACGACCTTGTAGTTGTCTATGAACAGGCACTCGCCGGGGCGCAGGGCGACGCCGGTCAGGCGCCGGTCCAGCTCTCCGGCGAGGTAGTCCATCGCGGCCCGGGCCTCCTCGTCCTCCGGGCGGTCCATGGAGTACGGGTCGAAGCGGAGGTAGGGGGAGGAGGGGTCCCCGAAGAGGATGGAGGCCCGCTCGCACCCGGTGTCGGTGGGGTGGGAGGGGTCGGGCCTGAAGACGAAGCGCGGCTCGAAGAGCGGGGCGGCCCGTTCGGGGTCCAGCTCGATGTCGTCTATGGAGGCGTAGGTGGTGGGGACGGCGTCCGGGTTGCGCAGGCACATCAGGCCGATGTAGTCCCCGCGGTAGGAGTAGCGGGCGTCCTCGGTGTGCCAGACGAGCTCCAGGGCGCTGCCCGAGCCGAGCATGGCCCCCGCGTCCCGCTCGATGGGAACGAGGTCCTGGCAGATCAAACCGTCCCGCTGGTGGGCCCAGGAGAACAGGTCGCCGAGCAGGGAGCCGCAGAGGGCGAGGAAGACCTCCTCCTCGGCGGCCGGGGGGCTCTTCTCCGCGGGCTTGCGCCAGTCGGAGGGGGTGGGCCCGATCCTCGCGTCGTCCACCGGGTAGCCGGCGACGACGCAGACGCCCGAGGGCTCCTCGAGCCTGAAGGCGTTCAGGAAGGACCGCAGCCGGCGGGGCAGCTCGTGGGCGTAGACGGTGGCCTCCTCCAGAAACCCGGGGCTCTCGACCGAGCCGTGCCGGGAGAGGGCCTCCCTCACGACGGGAAGGGCCTGCTCTACTTCCTCAGCGGTAAGCTCTATCCTGTGCATCCTTCATCCTCTGTCTCTCAGGCGTGTCTTTTCCCGGTGGCGGGTCCCCCCGGAAGAGGGGCTTTCTCCCCGTGAGCAGGTCGGTGGCCTCCGCGGCGCCGAGCGGCGGCGCGACGTAGTAGCCCTGCACGAACTCGCAGCCCAGCTCCCGCAGGCGCTCGAGCTGCCCGCGCGTCTCCACCCCCTCGGCGATCACCCGGAGCCCCACGGCGTGGGCGAAGTCTATGAGGCCGGGGAGGATCGTGGGGTTCTCCGGGTCGTCCAGAAACTCGCGCACGAAGGCCCCGTCCAGCTTGAGGTGGTTCATCTTGAAGCGGCTGCCCACGTAGGCGATGGAGCTGTTGCCCGTCCCGAAGTCGTCTATGACGAGCCAGACGCCCATGGCGTTGAGCCGCTCCAGGGTGCGCACGGTGGAGTCCACGTCGTGCATGGCGACGCTCTCGGTGATCTCCAGGGTCAGGAGGGCGGGGTCGAGCCCGGTCTCCCGCAGCAGCCGGGCGACGTGCTCCACGAGGCCGGGGTTCTGGAACTGGCGCAGCGAGAGGTTGACCCCGACCATGGGCGAGGCGCCCTCCGGGAGGCCCAGCTCCCAGGCGCGGGCCTGCCGGCAGGCCTCCTCGAGCACCCACCTGCCCACGGGGACGATGAGCCCGGTCTCCTCGGCCATGGGGACGAACTCGCCGGGGAGCATGGTCCCGCGCCGGGGGTGGTTCCACCGCAGGAGGGCCTCCATCCCGGCGATCCTGCCGAGCTCCAGCGAGTAGACCGGCTGGTAGTAGAGCTCGAGCTGCCCGCTGCGGACCGCCTCCCGCAGCTCGTTCTCCAGCCGCAGCCGCTCCAGCTCGGGGGCGTCCCGCCTCCGGTCGAAGACGTGGTAGCGGCCCTTCCCTTCGGCCTTGGCCCGGTAGAGGGCCACGTCGGCGGCCCGCAGCAGGTCATCGGGGCGCCCCAGGCCGGCGGCGCCTGTTGCTATGCCCACGCTGGCCTCCACGAAGAGGGTGTGCCCCTCGACCTCGAAGGGCTCCCCCAGCTCCCGCAGCAGCCTGCGCGCCACCTCCTCCGGGCAGCGGACGCCGGCGCCGTCCAGCAGGACGGTGAACTCGTCGCCGCCCAGCCGCGCGGCCATGTCGGTGGCGCGCAGGCACCCCTTGAGGCGCCGGCTCACCTCGACCAGCAGCCGGTCGCCCACCTCGTGGCCCAGCGAGTCGTTGACCACCTTGAAGTTGTCCAGGTCCACGAAGAGCACCGCGGCTTCTCCGGACCTGGAGAGTATCTCCCCGAGCCGCTCCCGGAAGAGGGCGCGGTTGGGCAGGCCGGTGAGGTGGTCGTGGAGCGCCTGGTGGCGGAAGAGCTCCTCGCTCCGGCGCAGCGCCCGGCGCTCGGCCTCCGCTGCGGCGGCCGCCTCGCGCACCCGCAGGTAGCGCATGTACAGAAGCCCGGCGGCCGCTGCCGCCACGAGGAGGCCGAGCACGCTGCCGGCGTCGGCTATGCGGGTCGTGCGCCGGGCGTCGGCGGCGTAGGTTTGCTCGGCCTCCTCGAGGGCCGAGCGCAGCCGCAGGAAGGCCTCCCCCGCCCCGTCGCCGGGGCCGCCCTTTAGGGCGGAGGCGTAGCTCCGGAACGCCCGCTCCACGCGGCGGGCGCTCTGGCGCTCGCCGACCTGGGTGGCGTCGAGCGCGCGCAGGCTCTCGATGGCGCTCAGGGCCCGCGCGCGGGCCTCCCGCTCCCGGGCGGCGAGGGCGGGGGAGCCGCCCCCCTCGGCGGCGGCCTCCCAGCTCAGGGAGCGCAGCAGGTAGGAGCTGGACTCTACCTCCTTGAGCAGCAGGAGGGCCTGGCGGTCCTGGCGGGCGTGCTCGCGCAGCCCGGAGCCGGCCATGACCCCGGCTACGAGCAGCAGCGCGGCGGCGCCGAGGACCACCCAGCCGGGCACGACCCTGCCGCCGGGTGCCTCCGCGGAAGATCCCGTTCTACGCTCCCCGTTTCCTCCTGCCCGCGCCATCGGTTAATCCTACCGCGCCGCGCGCCCTCCCGGGAGGGCGCACCCTACCCCCGGACGACCAGGGTGCAGGCCGCCATGTCCCCCAGGCGCTTGCGCCTGCGCGAGGCGAGCACCACCACGAAGGCCACCAGGTAGCCGAAGAGCCCGTCGACCAGCCGCAGCACTGTCCTTATGGCGGCGGGGCCGAAGCCCGGCGAGCCGCCGTCCTCGCGCACCACCCTTATGCCGCAGATTGCCTTGCCGACCGTCCGGCCCCAGTAGCCCTCCGTCAGCACGTAGTAGGCGAAGCCCACCGCGAGGGTTATGAGGGAGGTGACGAGCGACAGCCCCGCCGCCACCTCCTCGCTCCCGCTCGCCGCCCCGGCGAGGGCCGTGAACAGGTTGAGCGGCAGGAAGAGCAGGAAGAAGACGATGCCGTCCACTATGGTGGCGAGCACCCTCCGGCCGGTCACGTGCACGTCCCCCGCCTGCGCGGGGCGGCCCGTCCCGTAGGTCTGGTGGCTCATGAGCCGGGCTTCTCCTTTCGTAGTAAGGGCAGACGCCCCCCGCTTTCGGAGGGGCGTCGTGATCAATTGGTTATGACCTAAATAGCGTTGTTTTCGTGCCTGACTTCAGCCTTACGGTGCGGTGCACTCAGCTCCTATAGTGGGACGACCATCATCCTGCGTCATACGGTAGGTCTCGCCGCCGCCGGTTGCGCTTACACAGAAGCTATCGGTATCACCAAAAACGTCTACCTCAGGAGAGCCCTGATTGAAACCCGCCTCAGCCAACGTAGTGGCGTCCGGAGCGTACTTACCTTTCTCCGTATAATAAGCTACTTGAGCTGTAGCGGCGTTTCTGACATTTGACTGAGCTGCGCGCTCCTCTGCCCGATCTCTCTGGGAGAGGTAAGCCGGTATCGCAATGGCGGCGAGGATGCCGATGATGATCACGACGACCAGCAGCTCGATGAGGGTGAAGCCTCGCTCGTCCCTGCTCTTCTCCTGCATCTCGCGCAGCCTGCGCCCGAACCAGTGCAGCATGCTTCTCCTTTCGCTCGTGGGGTTGGTCGCGGTAGGCCGGGTCTGGTCTTGCCTGCTACCGTTCTTCTGCTGCACCCCGGTAATGCCCCGTTCTCCGGTTTCTAGACACCCGCGCAGAAAGTTTTTTCGTAAATTTCCCCGAAAGATGGGTTCGCGCGCCGCTCTACTCGTAGAGCTCCCGCCAGCTCCAGAGCTCTACCCGGTAGAAGCCGGGGCGGGTGGCGATGGGAAGCAGGTTGGTGGGGGCTGCGTTGCCCTTTATCTCGATGCTGCCGCTGGTGTTTGCGTAGCCGATGAGGCAGCTGTGGCCCGCACCAGTGTAGTCGCCCTCGGTGTAGACGCCGCCGCGGACGATGATCACGCCCTCAAACGGCGCGTCGTTGCCCTGCATCTCGAAGTCCCCGCCCTCCACCACGATGGTGCCTTTTCGGATGTCGCCCGTGATGAGGCCGGTCAGGGAGCTCACGACGCAGTTGCCGTCCACGTTCCACTTGACCTTGTTGGAGCCGGTTCCGCCGGTGAACTCTATGTAGACCACGGTGCGGTGGTCCGAGTCGGAGGGCCACTCTATGTCGGTGCCGATGGTGACGGTGCCGCCCTCGCTCTCGTAGTAGTGCCGCTCTCCGGACTCGGCCTCCTGCTCGAGGGCGGTTTGCTTGAGGGTCTGGAGGTCCGGCTGGGCGTCCGGGTCGAAGGGGAAGGTCATGCGGCTCGGGTCCGGAGGGTCGGGCTGGGGATAGGCCAGGTTGCCGTAGTCGCGGCCCGGCTCGCCGCCCGAGACCGTGCCTCTCGCCCCGATGCCCGCGGCCGCGTTGGGAAGGAGGAGCTTTCTCCGGGGCTTCAGGTTGTACGGGTTCGGGTACGAGGTGAGAGGGGAGAGGGGGGTTTCGGCCCAGCTCCTGTAGGCCAGGTCGGTGCCCAGAAGGCTGGCTCCGTTTTTCACGGTAACGTCTCCCATGCTGAAGATGCTCGTGTTGTTGAGGTTCGCGGTGCCGGAGACTGTAACGTCCTGCAGGGCAAAGAAACCCTCCGGCACGCCGATCTGAGCGACCTCGTAGATCGCCTCGACCCTGCGCTTTGCGCCGTTGTACTCTCCGGTCGAAACCACCCGGAAGAACTCGCTCTCGGGATCGCCCGGGGGAGCGGCGCAGATGGCCTCGTCCTCGTCCTCCGGGCTTGCATCGCCGTTCAGCCAGTTGATGGTGACCGTGACGCTGTCGTTGCTCGCCGGGCTTCCGTCCAGGTTTCTGCGGGTGATGCCCCCGTTCTCCCAGGACCAGTCGCCGCCCGTGCGGGGGAAGAGCTCCAGATCCAGGCCACCGAGTATCCGGGAACCCAGGGGGATGTTGCAGAGAGACGAGAGGTTGTGCTCCAGAAAGTCGTCTACGTCGTAGTGTGTGGCGTAGGGGTCCCTGTAGAGCTGCTGCCTTGCGAGCTGGACGCCGGCGTCTGCCAGCTCCAGCGCCCGCTGGCCCCGGTTGACCTCCACCACTGTCTCCAGGTCGCGCTGGACGAAGACCAGAATCCCGGCGCCCATCACCCCGATCAGGACCATCACCATGATAGTCAGGCCCATGGTCATGCCCGTCTCGTCGCGCACAAGCCGCTTTGCGAGCCCGCACCCCATCACCGGTTCCTCAGCTCCGTCTCGGCGGCAAGCGTCTGGGTTCCACGCCCGGCGCCGCGGCCCACGCGCACCTCCAGCTTCACCCGGACCACCTCCACCTCGCTCTCGGCGGTGGCCGCGACGAGGCCGTCGCCGCTGCGCTTCAGGTACTCGATGCGCAGATCTGCCACGTTCTCCGCCACGGGCTGAGCGCTCTCGTCCCCTTTCTGGCGCATGAGCTTTTTGTCGTTGAGAAAGTAGGTGATCTCTTCGTCTTCGGGCTCCGGGTCGTCGCATCCTCCTTCTGAAACGGGCAGGTCCACCTTGCGGTCTCCGTCCAGGTCGTTGCCGAAGGCGATCTGGGTTTCGCCCATGACGGCAAACAGCCGCTCGTCGGGCGGGTTACAGGGTTTGGCGTATGGGTAGGCGGCGCGGATCTCGCGGATCATCCTCTCCATCCCGACCCGCGCGTTCTCGACGGCCTCCACCTTGTTGTTGCTGAAGCTGAAGACCCGGAAGCTCATGTCGAAGATGGCGTGAAGGGCGAAGAATACGGCGAGCATGATGACGATGGTGACCATCATCTCCACGAGGGTGAAGCCCTCCTCCCCGCCGCTCAGGTTTGCTTTTCGCAGGGCTTTCACCGGGCCTTGAGCCCCATGGTCGTGTAGCTTCCCTGCGGCCACCTTACGGTTACGGTAACCCGGATCAGACCCCTGTCCCGCGAGTTGTCCGCGACGAACTCCTCGCCGGATACCCGGAGGTAGTCGGTGTCCACGGTGTAGGTGGAGCCCGCAGGCAGCTCCGAGCCGGCGGCGAGGAGCGATGAAGGGGACGCGGACACGGGATATCTGGCCTTGAGCTGCTCGTAGGGGAGGCTCTTGGCCTCCTCCAGCTTGCCGGAGGCGAAGGCCCGTGCCCTGTCGTAGTTGCCGCCGAGGGTGGCGCTCTCGAGCCCCACGTCGAACATCGCGACCATCGGGACGATGGCCATGGTGAGGATCATGATGGAGACCAGCACCTCCACCAGCGAGTAGCCGGACTCGTCTCCGAGGTGCTTACTCAACCCTGACCCTCGAGGTGGCGGACAGAAAGACGACCCTGCGTTCCGGGTCGCCGTCGATGGTTACCCTCGCCGATCCGCTGGGGCCGTACCGCGCCCACACGGAGCCGTCGGAGTTGAACTCCAGGGTGCGGGTGGTGCCCGCGGAGGAGGGAGGAGCCATCCAGGTCTCGGCGGGCGAGGGGTCCTTCAGGTGCGGGGCGTGGTCCCGTATCTTCACGCCTGCGGGGAAAGTGCGCTGTGTGGTGGATACCACGACCGGGGTGGGGTCTCCATCTTCGTAGGGGGCTTTGAGCTTCACGAGGAGGTAGTCCGGGCCCGCCTCTTCCTCCTCCCGCTCGGGGTAGAGAACGACCCGCCAGTCGGTGAGCTGGTTGGTGGCCCGGGCGTGGGCCAGCCGCAGGTCGGCGGCGAGCTGGTTCGCCGCGGCGTCCACCCGCCGCTGCTCCAGGATGCCGAGCAGGATGATGATGGCTATGGCGAGGAGTATCCCCATTATGGCTATGGCGGTCATGAGCTCGGGCAGGGTGAAGCCCTCCTCGGTGCCGCCGTTGCGCTCTTTGCTCTGCGAATGCATCCCCTCCCTCAGGCTGCCGGGCTGTAGTCTTGCTCGCCCTCCGGTCCGAGCTTCCGGGCGAGGCTCTTCACCGCCGAGGCCACCAGCCGGGAGACCTTCCGCTGGGGCAGCCCGAGGCGGCGCCCTATCTCCGTCTGCGAGAGGTCTTTGTAGAAGAACAGGTACACCGCCTTGCGCTGCAGCTCGCTGAGGGACTCGAGCGCCTCCTCGAGCCAGATGCGGTCCTCCACCGGGAGCGAGAAGCTCTCGTAGTGGAGGCTGCGTATGGCGCCGAGGTCGGGCTCCTCGTCGAGCGAGGAGACGCTGGTGGCCAGATAGACCTTCATCAGCTCGCGGATGCCCTCGGGCGTGATGTTCGCCTCGCGGGCGACCTCCTCGGGGAGCGGGGGGCGGCCCAGCTCGCGGGTGAGATGGGCGGTGGCCTCCGAGACGCGGGCGTAGAGGCCGGAGGCCCACCGGGGGCGGCGCACCAGCCCCGAGTCCCGGAGGTGGTGCCGGATCTCGCCCTCCATCATCGAGTAGGCGTAGGAGGAGAAGGCGGCCCCGGAGGAGGGGTCGTAGCCGTTCACGGCCTTCATGAGCCCCACGTAGCCCGCCTGCAGCAAGTCCTCGTAGGGCTCGCCCGAGGAGCCGGCGTAGCGGCGCGCGATGCTCTTGAGCAGGGCCCCGTGGGAGGCGAACAGGCGCTCCAGCGCCCGGCGGTCGCCCCCGTCGCGGTAGGCCGCGACGAGCTCTGCGGCCCGTGCTCTGCGGGATGGTGCCTGTCTCGTTGCTGCGGTCAAGTGCTCTCCTACTCGATAAGCTCGAAGATCCGGAACATCGGGAGGTACATGGAGATGATGATCCCGCCCACGATCCCCCCGACGATCACGATCATGACGGGCTCTATGATGGAGGTGAGGGCCTTCACCGCCGCCTCCACCTCGGACTCGTAGAAGTCCGCTATCTTGCCGAGCATCCCCTCCAGATCGCCGGTCTCCTCGCCGACGGCGATCATGCGGGTGACCATGGGCGGGAAGACGGCCTCGCCCTCCAGGGGCCGGTGGAGCGGGTGGCCCTCCCGGATGGCGTCCCGGCTCTTCATGAGGGCGTTCTCCACCACCCAGTTGCCGGAGGAGGCGGCGGTGATCTCTATGGCCTGCAGGATGGGCACGCCGGCGGCGACGAGCGAGCCGAGCGTGCGGGCGAAGCGGGCGAGCACGGCCTTTCTGACGGTCTCCCCGATCCTGAGGGGTATCCGGAGCACCGTCCTGCCCCAGAACCTCCGGCCCTCCTCGGTCCGGAGCCAGCGCGCGAACAGGAGGCCCCCGCCCGCGAGCGCCGCCGCCAGGGCGAGCCCCCAGGGCCCGGTGAGCAGGTCGGAGATCCCCATCGCGATCCGGGTCGGCAGCGGGAGCGTCCCGCCCAGATCCTCGAACATGCGGGCGAAGATGGGGACGATGAAGATGAGCATGAACGCCGCGGCGAGCACCGCCGCCACCAGCACCACGGCCGGGTAGGCGAGGGCGCTCTTTATCTTGCGCCGCAGCTCCTGGTCCTTCTCCAGCTGGGAGGCGACACGCAGGAGCACCCGGTCCAGCACCCCGCCGACCTCCCCGGCCCGCACCATCTCCACGTACAGCCGCCCGAAGACCTCGGGGTGCCGCTCCAGCGCCTCCGAGAGCGCCATCCCGGCCTCCACGTCGGAGCGGACCTTCACGATGACGTCGCGCAGCTTCTTGTTGGCGGTCTGCTCCTCGAGGATGTGGAGCGCCCGCACGATGGGCAGACCGGCGTTGATCATGGTGGAGAGCTGCCGGGTGAACACCACGAGATCCCCGAGCCGCACCCGCTTGA is a window of Rubrobacter xylanophilus DSM 9941 DNA encoding:
- a CDS encoding RDD family protein — protein: MSHQTYGTGRPAQAGDVHVTGRRVLATIVDGIVFFLLFLPLNLFTALAGAASGSEEVAAGLSLVTSLITLAVGFAYYVLTEGYWGRTVGKAICGIRVVREDGGSPGFGPAAIRTVLRLVDGLFGYLVAFVVVLASRRRKRLGDMAACTLVVRG
- a CDS encoding sigma-70 family RNA polymerase sigma factor, with translation MTAATRQAPSRRARAAELVAAYRDGGDRRALERLFASHGALLKSIARRYAGSSGEPYEDLLQAGYVGLMKAVNGYDPSSGAAFSSYAYSMMEGEIRHHLRDSGLVRRPRWASGLYARVSEATAHLTRELGRPPLPEEVAREANITPEGIRELMKVYLATSVSSLDEEPDLGAIRSLHYESFSLPVEDRIWLEEALESLSELQRKAVYLFFYKDLSQTEIGRRLGLPQRKVSRLVASAVKSLARKLGPEGEQDYSPAA
- a CDS encoding prepilin peptidase, giving the protein MGVALVVFAAALGLAVGSFLNVVIHRVPRRESVVWPGSRCPRCGAPIRARDNVPLLSYLLLRGRCRRCRSPIPARYPLVEGLTGALFAAAAWEFGPGLRLLWALALLAALVALAATDLEHRLLPNAVVLPAAAAGLILSAAADPARWWAYPLSALGVAGGLLALALARPGGMGMGDVKMGGMLGAFLGPYAFLAVFLGALGGALVGGGLMALGRAGRESRLPFGTFMALGGAAALFFGPELWGLYLGLLG
- a CDS encoding pilus assembly FimT family protein — its product is MHSQSKERNGGTEEGFTLPELMTAIAIMGILLAIAIIILLGILEQRRVDAAANQLAADLRLAHARATNQLTDWRVVLYPEREEEEAGPDYLLVKLKAPYEDGDPTPVVVSTTQRTFPAGVKIRDHAPHLKDPSPAETWMAPPSSAGTTRTLEFNSDGSVWARYGPSGSARVTIDGDPERRVVFLSATSRVRVE
- a CDS encoding PulJ/GspJ family protein, whose translation is MKALRKANLSGGEEGFTLVEMMVTIVIMLAVFFALHAIFDMSFRVFSFSNNKVEAVENARVGMERMIREIRAAYPYAKPCNPPDERLFAVMGETQIAFGNDLDGDRKVDLPVSEGGCDDPEPEDEEITYFLNDKKLMRQKGDESAQPVAENVADLRIEYLKRSGDGLVAATAESEVEVVRVKLEVRVGRGAGRGTQTLAAETELRNR
- a CDS encoding putative bifunctional diguanylate cyclase/phosphodiesterase, encoding MARAGGNGERRTGSSAEAPGGRVVPGWVVLGAAALLLVAGVMAGSGLREHARQDRQALLLLKEVESSSYLLRSLSWEAAAEGGGSPALAAREREARARALSAIESLRALDATQVGERQSARRVERAFRSYASALKGGPGDGAGEAFLRLRSALEEAEQTYAADARRTTRIADAGSVLGLLVAAAAAGLLYMRYLRVREAAAAAEAERRALRRSEELFRHQALHDHLTGLPNRALFRERLGEILSRSGEAAVLFVDLDNFKVVNDSLGHEVGDRLLVEVSRRLKGCLRATDMAARLGGDEFTVLLDGAGVRCPEEVARRLLRELGEPFEVEGHTLFVEASVGIATGAAGLGRPDDLLRAADVALYRAKAEGKGRYHVFDRRRDAPELERLRLENELREAVRSGQLELYYQPVYSLELGRIAGMEALLRWNHPRRGTMLPGEFVPMAEETGLIVPVGRWVLEEACRQARAWELGLPEGASPMVGVNLSLRQFQNPGLVEHVARLLRETGLDPALLTLEITESVAMHDVDSTVRTLERLNAMGVWLVIDDFGTGNSSIAYVGSRFKMNHLKLDGAFVREFLDDPENPTILPGLIDFAHAVGLRVIAEGVETRGQLERLRELGCEFVQGYYVAPPLGAAEATDLLTGRKPLFRGDPPPGKDTPERQRMKDAQDRAYR
- a CDS encoding type IV pilin protein; amino-acid sequence: MLHWFGRRLREMQEKSRDERGFTLIELLVVVIIIGILAAIAIPAYLSQRDRAEERAAQSNVRNAATAQVAYYTEKGKYAPDATTLAEAGFNQGSPEVDVFGDTDSFCVSATGGGETYRMTQDDGRPTIGAECTAP
- the gntD gene encoding guanitoxin biosynthesis L-enduracididine beta-hydroxylase GntD — translated: MHRIELTAEEVEQALPVVREALSRHGSVESPGFLEEATVYAHELPRRLRSFLNAFRLEEPSGVCVVAGYPVDDARIGPTPSDWRKPAEKSPPAAEEEVFLALCGSLLGDLFSWAHQRDGLICQDLVPIERDAGAMLGSGSALELVWHTEDARYSYRGDYIGLMCLRNPDAVPTTYASIDDIELDPERAAPLFEPRFVFRPDPSHPTDTGCERASILFGDPSSPYLRFDPYSMDRPEDEEARAAMDYLAGELDRRLTGVALRPGECLFIDNYKVVHGRSAFKARFDGTDRWLKRVNITRDLRRSRSARRGVAGRLVF
- a CDS encoding type II secretion system F family protein; its protein translation is MGVFAYKARDRQGQVVRDTVEGPDPMSVAAALRSQGLLVIEVKEQGVGQRDILEPFKRVRLGDLVVFTRQLSTMINAGLPIVRALHILEEQTANKKLRDVIVKVRSDVEAGMALSEALERHPEVFGRLYVEMVRAGEVGGVLDRVLLRVASQLEKDQELRRKIKSALAYPAVVLVAAVLAAAFMLIFIVPIFARMFEDLGGTLPLPTRIAMGISDLLTGPWGLALAAALAGGGLLFARWLRTEEGRRFWGRTVLRIPLRIGETVRKAVLARFARTLGSLVAAGVPILQAIEITAASSGNWVVENALMKSRDAIREGHPLHRPLEGEAVFPPMVTRMIAVGEETGDLEGMLGKIADFYESEVEAAVKALTSIIEPVMIVIVGGIVGGIIISMYLPMFRIFELIE
- a CDS encoding type IV pilus modification PilV family protein; translated protein: MSKHLGDESGYSLVEVLVSIMILTMAIVPMVAMFDVGLESATLGGNYDRARAFASGKLEEAKSLPYEQLKARYPVSASPSSLLAAGSELPAGSTYTVDTDYLRVSGEEFVADNSRDRGLIRVTVTVRWPQGSYTTMGLKAR